From Hemibagrus wyckioides isolate EC202008001 linkage group LG11, SWU_Hwy_1.0, whole genome shotgun sequence:
CTTGAGACAGATGAAACGCAAGTGGCCATACTCTGAGATGCTTTGAGTTTCCATAATTTGCACGCAGACTAACTCATTCCTTGTGTTGCTTTGGCAATCGCAGCCTAACAGCCACAAGCCAATATAACAACAGACGATCGGATCAACTAAATGCGGGTGTACTTCCAAAATGCGATGTGGAAAATGGTAAAAAGCAATGGGGAAAATCTGAAAATGCTCCCCAAACGTCCCAAGCAATGGAGTCCATTTCTGAAACCACAAGGTTATGATGGAGAAAGTCGTTTAAGTCAGCAATGAATCACTGAGCCCATGACGATTCAACAACAGGCGGTTCGCCTGGAAATGATTAGAGAAGTGTTATATAATCCCATCAGTAGGAATGAACGGTGTAAGGTACTTTTAAGTTATTCATTTCTGTGCTATGGCagcaattttttgtttttgtttaaacataAGAGACTGAATATGAAGACAAGACCATGTGTGCTGTATGCACTTAATATGCaatatttattcaaaatatttgtGTTATATCAACAGCCTCACAGCTCTGCTGTTACCAaagctacatctacactaatccagataaATTTGAAAACCTTTTCATCTAAAAAGCTGGTCATCCACACGTCTGAAAACGCTTATGTCCCTTTACTGAGCATGAGTAAAATGCAAGGCCCTTTGACCTGCGTTATTTCCACCTGGCATTCATTTACTTTCCAGCTCTTTGAAACGTCGCGTTAATATGTTAGCTGAATTAGTGTGGACATTGCCCAAATCTGATCTCGAGCTCAGGTTATTGCCTGTGTGGTGTTTATCAGTATTCTCCGGTTTCTTCCTAAAAACATGTGGGTGGACTGGCTATGGTAATTGCTGctaggtgtaggtgtgtgtgtgtgtgtgtattgctcTGTGCTTGGACGGTCCAATCCTTAGTGTCTAACCAAGATGTAATGGCACTGAAAATGAATACGTTATTGTAAAATGTTCAATTAAAAAGGTCTTAAGGGGGAGTTTAAGAGAGCAGTTGGAAATCTGTTAACTATTGGCCCTGGTTAATTTGCATATTGATAATaagcatttcattttcatgcACGTGTAGAGCTACGTGTGTTTTTAGAAAATCTCCTTTAAAAATTAAGCGAACTGGTAAGATTTCAGCAAACCCCGTTAAAACAAGCGCAGCTCCAGTGTGAACACGTTGATGTAGcgaatttatttgtttgctgtcGCAAGATGAAATCCCCAAATCCAGTCGAAGTCCAAAGTACCGAGGGGCAAAAAGGAGCCCGAAAAAATGCAAGCTGGGTGAAGAGACGAGTTAAAGGACAGGAGCAAACGGTGAGCGTTCATTATTtgttcattccattcattcatttatttattaattcccAGTGGTTTAGCTTGGTCTCGCGCAAATGGTCCGCCATTTTGTATCACAAAAGCATCACAGCCGTAGGTGCTAGCTGGGCCTGGTGCACAATACAGCAAATCCAGCTAACTACAATGATCGCGACGGCGAAAGAAATCGCATGAAATGCAGAAGATTTGAGAAATGTGATTAGACGTGAAATGTGCACGCGCGTCCACGCCGGTAAAAACAAACCGCGAACAGGGCGCCATGTTGTTTAACCGCactacagaaacaaaacaaggtttCTGTTTATTGTTGACCGTTGTTGAGTCGTTGAAGTTTATAAACGCGTAAAAGGTGCATAACGATCATTCCACACAGTAACATGTTGGTTATAGCCTTTAGCATTGTTTACTAAGTTGCAGAATGACACCACTTAGGCTAGAGCTAGCAGGCTAGGTACATAGGTAACTTAATTCGTACTAGTCGGTCAAGCTAAACTGCAATAATgcgttttaaattttttattgcaTAAGAAAGCAGCTTTTACCTTTATCATGAGTTGTTGCTGAACTGCCTCGCCCCTCACAGTCAGGATTCGAATTTCGACGATAAACCGCTCTGTGAAGTGAAGTCCAAACACAGAGGCGATTAAAGGACGGTAACCACTCAAGTTACATCCGCAGGCGGCGCATCACCACAGCTCGGAGGTCTACTGTATGCCAGTGTAGGTAACACACGCATGCGCAGTGCAGTTCAGCCAGCGTGGTTCGGGGTCGTGTTGAACCCCAAATAACTACAGATTCTCTTCATaactttattatatataatgtcATTTCCAAGCCGTGTTACTTCTAGTTCCAGTGAAGCTAATCAAAACAAAAGTTCAAAAATCGTACAcagtttattaaattatttaataactaAAACTTTTTagttataattacatttttttccatgtttgcACTAGTGCTAGTGGCCATTAATAGAGTTACAGtcttaaaatactgtttatactgAGTGGatagtgttactgtgttgtttcaGGTGAAGTCCAGACGCTTTTTATTGCCGTTCATCCATATAACTCAACTCATTTTCCTGAGAAATCAATCCATAATGTAACTCATAACACTACAGCAGCTAGGTAGACAGGACTAGATGTCTAGGGCAAAATACAAAGCATGCACAATGCAAGCCCACGCTAAACAGGACACCAGTGTACACcgtattatttaaaaaaccacgactatttgaaatatttttgcaaataatttgtaGTCTAATGCATGCATTTATTGTATTTACTGTGTTTATTGACTTTGCATTCCTGTGTCACTGAGCATCTGTATGCGGTGAGAGAAATTTAGTTAACTTGCGTTATCTTGAGTTGTACCATTACTTTGAAGCTGCGGTGATTTCGCAGCAATGTGACTTGATCACGAGTGTGGTGTCACGTGATCTCACGGCTGTATTTATGCGGCAGTCTAGGGGAAACTTGTGGACGGGTGTAAAGGTAAGAGCTTGCTACATTTCGGTGACTTTTTTGGGATCGAATTACGCTTGTTAGCGGCTATAAAAGTCTGTGAAATGAATTTCTGTGCTGTTTGGGTTGTTCACTGCTTTGCCTTTTGTGGATAAACATGGCAACACTCTTGCTCTACAGATGTATGCGACGCTACTTGTGTTACTGTTGGGAGCACTGGGAGTGTTGGGAGCTCCAGCTGCGGATGAGATTAAGTCTCTCCCCGGGCTTTCCAAACAGCCAAGCTTCAAACAGTATTCAGGCTACTTTACAGTGGCTGGCAACAAACATCTCCACTACTGGTGCGTTTATTTAGTAccttttgtttcttctgataTCAGTTATCACAGGAGTTCCGGGTGCGAGCCATATGCTGGTGTTTcgtaaaaacaaaccaaaaagaaaGCTTAGTTTGTGGCTCAAAGTCGATGCTGTGGGATTTAATGGTGGTTGTAAACATGGCTCTGTTTAGGTTTGTGGAGTCTCAGAAGAACCCGGCGAGCAGCCCGGTGGTGCTGTGGCTGAATGGAGGACCTGGCTGTAGCTCCCTGGATGGCCTGCTCACGGAACATGGCCCTTTTCTGGTGAGCTTTGATTCCTGGGTAATGTCAACCTTAAGGAAATAAACTGATTTGTGCTTTTGGGGACTTCCTTAAATCTGCCTCCACTTCCTGGATTAGCCTTATGTCTGGCGAATACCAAACGCTGGGCCAGCTTTGAATCGGTTATCAAAACGACTTCATAATCAAATAATCCTATTGTGTGCACATTTCCAGGTTTATATCATCTTGTTTCTTTTCCAGATCCAGGATGATGGTGCTACTCTACAGTACAACCCTTATTCATGGAATATGGTATGAAGTGGTGATTGATTGAAACAGACGTGAAACCTTCATTATGTTCCCAGTGTTGTAAATGACTTGTCAGTATATGGGAGTAATTGTCATGTTTACGGTACTGAAGCACAGTTTAAAGAAAGGGTGGAAAAAGCTATGATTAGTTTGTTAAAtggttttattgtgtttaaagCACTCCGTAGTgaatatgtaaggaataaaatactacAGGGCAAGCtggtataggaaaataatctttAGATTAATGAACTTCATGATGTTTGAGCCCATCACCGACAGTAGATGGTATACTACATGTCTTCCTCATATGCTGACATACAGTTTGAGTTCATGCTGTTGAACAGTGACCTTTTTTGTTGTGGAACTTGCACAAGAATTTCCTCTTTCTGTTTGCACCTACAGTACTTTAtaccaaaaagaaaaacttgTCTCGTTGCAGAGAAATTTAAAAGGCTTTTTCCCCCCAGAAAACCAGAAATTCGTACAAAGTGTAGACAATAGTCTTctttctataaatatttatttggcaGCACTTTGCAGAAATCTTCATATTCTCATGAACATacattttgtcatttgttaATAACATGATTTTGAATTCTGTTTATTAGCTGTAAATTGTGCAGATCATATGCCCATCAGTCCCCATGAATTAGATGCTACAGATGTAGCTTTATTATACACCTGTGAGCTGCCAATCTTCTCTGtgctgctgttaaagaaaataaatccacaCCATCTGTGCAGTCAGATCTGGGAAATTAAGAgtagtagtatagtgtgtataactGGTATAAAAGTTCTGTTTTGCATTTAGTTCTGATGCAAATTTTGCTTTTCAATTTTAACTCTGCACAATTCAGTGTTTTAATTGTTGCATTAAATTGTATATGAAATGGAGAATTATTTGGCAAACCTTTATAATACCTGACATAAATGATGTGATTTGTAcgaattttattttgtgtgatcAGGCCAGGATGCccataataaaaacacatgggATCTTGTTGAAATGTGAAATGTCCTCTTGAAATGTGCAGTTCCTGTTGTATTAATTTAAGCAATCAAGGGCTAGAATTTTTCTAATCAGCTGATCATATTTTGCAGATTGCTAACGTGCTATACCTGGAGTCACCAGCAGGGGTCGGATTTTCCTATTCTGATGACAAGAAATACGCAACCAACGActcggaggtgtgtgtgtgtgtgtgtgtgtgtgtgtgtgtgtgtgtgtgtgtgtgtgtgtgtgtgtgtgtgtgtgtgtgtgtgtgtgtgtgtgtgtgtgtgtgtgtgtgtgtgtgtgtgtgtgtgtgtgtgtgtgtgtgtgtgtgtgtgtgtgtcactattTTATTGAACACTCTTTTCTCATGTGTCTTTTAGGTATCCATGAACAATTACTTGGCCCTCAAGGAATTTTTCCGACTTTTCCCAGAGTACAGCAAGAATGAGCTTTTTCTCACAGGCGAGAGCTATGGAGGCATTTACATTCCTACACTAGCTGAGAGAGTTCTGGAGGACAGTAGCCTCAACCTGCAGGTTGGTGCCTTTCAGATTAGTTTTGAGTGGATTTTGTCATTTAAGGTCATGGTGTTGGTGAATTAACCAAGcttttgtgtgtgggtgttttttttttttgttttttttttagggtaTAGCTGTTGGAAATGGCTTGTCCAGCTATGAACTGAATGACAACTCGCTTGTCTATTTTGCAAATTACCATGGACTGCTTGGAGAGAGGTTTATTTTCCCCCATGCTTCTTCTTTTGACAGTATTGTCCTTTAACAAGTCCAGCAAGCAATTAATTTGGTTCAGATTTTATTGGATTGAGTTGGTATATAAACCTATTTTAACAAAAGAAGCACTAGACCAAAACTGCTATGACTTGTATGACTAACAGTTATTTTCAGCTATGACTAATGTGACTGACAGTATATCTCACGAGTGGTCACATGCTTGGTCAGAAAGCTTGAATAGGAAGTGTTCCTTGGCTTTTGGTTTTCGtgcagcttttttatttatttatttttttccaggttACAAATTAACTTTGGTCTTCAGATTTGACTAGCATTCCTTTAGTGTCTGCTTCTATAATAGGATAATATATTCATTCTCATGTGTTGATTGGCTCTTGGTggataatataaattatttgcCCCTCTCCGAGGTGTCACTAATGccttgtttctttctctcagtttaTGGGCGACTCTGCAGAAGTATTGCTGTAAAGACGGACAATGTAACTTCTATAATAATCCTGATACCTCATGCTTGGATCCAGTAAGTGTGTCTCTGTCTCGTATCTATAATCTGTTCCTTGCTGCTATTTTATTGTTTAGTGTAAGCACTCTTGTTGGCTTTCATTGTAGGTATCACAAGCACAGCAAATTGTCTACAGTTCTGGACTTAACATTTATAACCTGTATGCCGATTGTGCTGGTGGAGTTCCTTACAGTACAAGGTAGGAATCTGCTTAGTGAagtgatgaaacatttctagtCTGATGAGTGCTCTCATCCAGGATGACAACATCCCCAGTGATGGCGCATGATAGAGGCACAGAATGTGTGGCCTTAACTGTCTCCAGATCTTGACAcaactgatttattttctttattatttatattatctattattatttattatctatattattattttgttttgttttttctcaaaACACCAATCTGGGGAATTTCAGTGCAGTGGTGGCTATGGTCTTTTGATTTCtcaaaaaagggagaaaaaagtTTCAAAAAGTCCctgtgcttaaaaaaaatagttaaggGTTAGTTATTCCCTAATAGTCCTGTTGCTACATAGGTATGTAgtcagctgttgttgttgttgttcattaatgctttataatatttactCATTATGTTTATGCACTTTGAAACTTAGAAATGATCATTTCTGGATGGTGCTGTGAAATAACTAACATGATAAATTCCTGGCCTTTTTCCTCTACTCTTATTATAGCGTTGAAAATGGACGCCTTGTTATTCGTGACCTGGGAAATAACTTCATTAACCTGAATTGGTCTAACTTATGGAACCAGGTAACCAAGTTCACTGAATGCTATGATTTGTTAATGTTTTAATATGTGTTTACTAATCAAACTCTAGACTAACAGTAGTGTtgcccttttaaaaaaaaaaacaccttttgggatgaactggaacactgattGCACCCCAGGcgtcctcacctgacatcaatacctcactaatgcttttgtggcTCAGTTTCCTATTGATGTACCCCAAATTTAGAGGacaagccttcccagaagagagaTGTTTTTTATAAAAGCAAAGAGGGGCTatatgggatgttcaacaagcacatatgggcaTGATGGTCAACTGTCCACATAATTTTAGCTATGAAGCAGAGGGCGGGAAAATGTTTACACTTTCCAATGGCCAATTATTGACTAGTTTTCAGGTCTTTTCCTTTTGTATGAATGTAGCTGAATCCTGAATTGTTTTAACCCCAATTATTAATATtgaatagtttaaaaaaaaaaaaaacccaaaaaaaacaattcaatttTAGACTGTATGCTGGATGGCTGTAAATTGTTGCCACTCGCCAGCCTCTTACTCTAAATTCACTAGAAAGTAACCCAAAGATTATAGTCAATATTAAAACTTTGTTTGAGGCTACATCATAGTTATACTGCCCCAACAAACTCTATGGTCATGAGTGGCTGCTGAGTTGATATTTAATgactatattaaaaaaattgttggaaaaactgtaaaatgtaTTAGTTACTATAACGTTTTACAAAGTAAAATACTTTGTACCATAGTTTATGAAAAGAACAGTTACTAAAAGGATATTGTGATATCAGAAAAGTACTATGCAATAATCTTGTTATAATGTCTTGCTACCTAATCCTAATACATTTTATCCTGTTATGAAGTGTTTGCTTTCTCAAGCCCACTAAGCAGCAACTtcatttctgttgtagaaactACGAGCACTGGGCTCTGTTTTCAAAACCTTAAAGCTTGACCCTCCCTGTGTCAACTCTACCCCGTCTGCTACATACCTGAACAACCCCTATGTCAAGTCTGCTCTCCACATCTCTCCTGATGCACTTGACTGGGATATCTGCAGGTGGTTTTCTACATTATActtttatcaatttattaatACCATACTAGAGAACTTGAAGGATATCTGTGCAAAGatggcttttcttttttttctttttttttaaataatggtcAAAATAACTTTGCTTAAAAGAGGTTTTGTTGTGGTGTCCACAGTGCTGAGGTTAATCTTAACTATAACCGTCTCTACATGGATGTAAAGAAGCAGTACCTGAAGATACTCGGAGCTCTGGTGAGTTGGCTAGAAATGCATCCATATACATTCTGACATACCATGCTTGTATAATTGTAAATTGTTCTGATACAGACATGCGTACCAGCTGATACTATTTGATATAGGCATAGTATAATGTTACCACGCTAATGAACAGCTAACACTGAAATGCCAGCATATCTGGCCACCTggatgtacactaccagtcaaaagtttggacacatcttctaattccatggtctttcctgatgtttatttctttctacattgtaaaacaatgctggaggcggccgaaatacacaataatgtcctttgaacagttgatattgagatatgtctgctactgatgctctgtaaggctttcataatggctctaatctgagatGCTGTTAATTGCTGATTTCTGAgtctggtaactctaaatgaacttcccctctgcagcagaggtaaattttggtcttgctttactgggatggtcttcatgtgagccagtttcatcatggtgcttgatgggttttgcacatgcacttgacaatactgttcttacaagaactattccagaacacctgactttcgtgtcttaaaataacaactgactcttgtttttttgtcattacatatggattacttaagtccatgtgtgttatttcatagttttgaaatctccagtattgttctagaatatagaaaataagtcactaaacaaaaaacattgaattaggtgtgtccaaacatttgactggtagtgtatttcTTCAAATCAAAGCAGATTTCTAGCTGGACTCTTGAAAAAATATTAAGTAGAGGATCTACAGCATTTTACTATAATAGAAATAACTAGATGAAGCATAAAATTCAGCCTTGCTACAgctgttgatctttcagctgctccctgtgtgTGAGGGGCCGCCACAGCGGACCACCTGGTCCGCagaacaacttggcacaggttttacaccagatgcccttcttgacgcaaccctcccatctTATCCGTGCTTGGGCAGTGGCTGGGAACTGAACCCGGGCTGTCCGcatggtaggcaagaaacctaccactgagccaccaatgcccACTGAGCCTTGCTGCAGCAAACAtgcataaaaattaaaaatagctTGACCACTATCTGTACAGAAACGATTTTTAAAATTGAGCCAAAACCCACATTTCTCCATTAAAACACTTACGATAGTTGAATAGTCATTTACAGTCAGGCTAATATTGTCAAGAACAagttcatgaacacacacatgcatgaatGTGATAGTCATTATTTCAGCCAGAGAACAGTGAACAGCTAAATGAAAGTGATGCCTTGATTGTAACTAAGCAAGGGCAAGTCTATCCCATGTTAGGAATACCAGGAAGGGACCCCAGTCCATCTGAGGGTGCagtacacactcattcacacacttgtAGTCCCCTCTGACACTACTGGAATGGCAAGgccatttcatttgtttgtgcTCTACACCAAAGACATTTTTTAGAGTGTTTAGAAATTCAGCTTTCCTTGTATTTagaagtaaagaaaaagaacatggcACAATCTGTATCAGGCCACCCAATTTTAGCTGAGCAAAATTATTGGAACATTGACAGGTTTCTTTTGTTTACCCAGATGTGTCCTGTTGGATTGAtttgtttaaacaataaatagctCTGAACATCTAGCTCTTGGTTTTAGCCTTCAGTTTCACATGTAAAGATTTATCCttcctaaataataaataagccaAAATGAAGATCAGAGAGCTGTCTACAGGAGAAAATCAAGCTGTATTAAAGCtgaaaaaagaggggaaaatcACCTGGAGGTATTGCACATTTAAGATAGCCAGtacaacaatttggaatgtcctgaaaaaggAGGAAGCTCCTGGTGTTCTGAGCTAAAGAATCTGAACAGGTCTGCCAAGGAAAACAGCTGATGACCGTATGAGAGCTGTAAAGACAAATCTAATACAGTCAACATCAACAGCCTTTGCAAAGCAGGGGGAAGATATTGCAATCCATCACTTTTCTGCTCTTcaagagcagaaatatagatgCCATACTGTTAGATGTACTCCTCAGCAGTAACCAGCAGCCAGATGGGAATCTCtgaagaaatacagagatgagccacaaaagATTGGGACCAAGATTAACCTCTATAAAGTGATAGAAAGGCTAAAGTGTCCAAAGAAAGAATCCGCTTGTAGGTAGTATCATGGATTGGACTAGCATAGAATAGATTCAGTAATCTTTATTGATGGTGTAACTCAAACCTTTTGTCTGCCAGAAAAATGCATCCAGTCTAACCAGAagaaacttcatcatgcagcaagacaatgacccaaaacacaaacaacacaatgaAAGACAACTTCTGTGGAAACAAAGAGGAGGTTTTAGACTGGGCAAGTCAGTCACTAATTCAAAGATCTTAAACTGACTGAGCaacatttcacctcctgaagaagAGGCTGAAAGGAGAAACTGCCTGGCTGTAGTAAAAGCCTGGAAAATCCTCACACAGGAGGAAACAAACAATTTGGTGACCTCTGTGAGTCAGGCTTGAAGTTATTGCAAGCAAGAAATATGCAACTAAGATCAAATGTTATTTACTTCAAGATATCTGTTCCTATATTTTTGCTTGTCTCAAACATTGCCTGGTCTGATGCAAAAGGTTCTATGATTTTGGTTGTATAGACCAATACAAATTGGTCATGCCAATagtttcagaggggactgtaaaATACACTTGGGGTAACGTGGTGTAGCCGGTGTATCTATTAGCTGGATGTTTGGAGCTGGAGGAatctggagaacccagaggtaGTCCATTAGTACAGGCAAAACTCTGCACCAACATTAATCTGAGCCCAGGTACTAAACCAGGACCCAAGAGCTGCAAGGTGGCAGCACTACTTGTAGAAAATGCCATGTAGCTAAGACTTAGCTATAAACATGGCGGATCAATTGGATGCACTCACTTAAGTCAACTCCTTTTCAGTAGGACAATGAATACAATGCTTTTATGACTACTATTACACAGAACTGACTCCAGTTAATTAGTGTTTTCCAAATATGCCTTTAAATGCTCTTGTATTTAGAAAAGAAATCTTACAACATGAAACCTCTTCAAATATGGTTTGCCAAGCttaatgatatttttattatgtaCAAACTAAATGTAACCCCACAACATTATCTTTTACAGAAATACCGTGTGCTGGTGTACAACGGGGATGTGGACATGGCCTGTAATTTCCTTGGTGATGAGTGGTTTGTTGAGTCCCTTAAACAGGAGGTAAGTTTCCTCTCAACATTTCTACTCTACACATTTCCCACACTGGCACCACAGAGGAAGTAATTGTGAGCGGTTCTGTGGCAGGTCACAGTTCAGCGCAGGCCATGGCTCTATTACAATGGTGAGACACAGCAGATTGGTGGATTTGTCAAAGAGTTCACAAATCTCTCTTTCCTTACTGTCAAGGTAAGTTTAATAAATGCTGCTTGCTGATTAAAGTGTTTTTCTATTCAGATGGAGGTGGTTTTTATTCAGAtttgtattttacttttttcttgttgttcttCAGGGTTCTGGTCACATGGTCCCCTCTGATAAGCCTATAGCAGCCTATACCATGTTCCAGCGCTTCATCACAAAACAGCCGTTCTAATGTTCCTACACATTTTACACTGTTGGCTTAGTTTGCACTGAATCACTGTGAAGCACTCTAATGTGTTTTGGAGTAATCAAATTTTGATGGTGTATATTGGCTGAATGtgttcacctttttttttaaagatttttttgtttgttttcgtAACTGTGGTTGAAAAGACTGGCAATACCATTTAGCTTCAAGTGACTACATGGGGTTCAACTGTAATAGCACATTCTGGACTGACTAGTATAGTTTTTAATGTTGAAACTTTTCAGATGATTCTCTGTATCTAGCAGGTAGCTGCAATGACATTTTAACAAGGGGGGGAAAAAGGGATTCGTATTTCATCTGACAAGAGGAAATACACAACCAAAATGAATATAGGAATCATGTGGACCTAGTTTTCTCCAGTTGCTCAGGGTTGCTTTAATTGCTTTTGAATTTCTGAAAGAACTTTTTGCTGTGCCTTTACAATCAGtgtctgttcttcttcttctttccaaaTTCCTCTATATTGAAATTAATTTTAGTTAGTGATGGACAAAATGATACACcataaacattttctgaaatgaGTCAGTAGtcagaaaaatg
This genomic window contains:
- the ctsa gene encoding lysosomal protective protein isoform X2 produces the protein MRQSRGNLWTGVKMYATLLVLLLGALGVLGAPAADEIKSLPGLSKQPSFKQYSGYFTVAGNKHLHYWFVESQKNPASSPVVLWLNGGPGCSSLDGLLTEHGPFLIQDDGATLQYNPYSWNMIANVLYLESPAGVGFSYSDDKKYATNDSEVSMNNYLALKEFFRLFPEYSKNELFLTGESYGGIYIPTLAERVLEDSSLNLQGIAVGNGLSSYELNDNSLVYFANYHGLLGESLWATLQKYCCKDGQCNFYNNPDTSCLDPVSQAQQIVYSSGLNIYNLYADCAGGVPYSTSVENGRLVIRDLGNNFINLNWSNLWNQKLRALGSVFKTLKLDPPCVNSTPSATYLNNPYVKSALHISPDALDWDICSAEVNLNYNRLYMDVKKQYLKILGALKYRVLVYNGDVDMACNFLGDEWFVESLKQEVTVQRRPWLYYNGETQQIGGFVKEFTNLSFLTVKGSGHMVPSDKPIAAYTMFQRFITKQPF
- the ctsa gene encoding lysosomal protective protein isoform X1, which produces MKSPNPVEVQSTEGQKGARKNASWVKRRVKGQEQTMYATLLVLLLGALGVLGAPAADEIKSLPGLSKQPSFKQYSGYFTVAGNKHLHYWFVESQKNPASSPVVLWLNGGPGCSSLDGLLTEHGPFLIQDDGATLQYNPYSWNMIANVLYLESPAGVGFSYSDDKKYATNDSEVSMNNYLALKEFFRLFPEYSKNELFLTGESYGGIYIPTLAERVLEDSSLNLQGIAVGNGLSSYELNDNSLVYFANYHGLLGESLWATLQKYCCKDGQCNFYNNPDTSCLDPVSQAQQIVYSSGLNIYNLYADCAGGVPYSTSVENGRLVIRDLGNNFINLNWSNLWNQKLRALGSVFKTLKLDPPCVNSTPSATYLNNPYVKSALHISPDALDWDICSAEVNLNYNRLYMDVKKQYLKILGALKYRVLVYNGDVDMACNFLGDEWFVESLKQEVTVQRRPWLYYNGETQQIGGFVKEFTNLSFLTVKGSGHMVPSDKPIAAYTMFQRFITKQPF